The following coding sequences lie in one Lolium perenne isolate Kyuss_39 chromosome 2, Kyuss_2.0, whole genome shotgun sequence genomic window:
- the LOC139835104 gene encoding uncharacterized protein: MIFSLDPLRGPLDVPVDDRSLDTSSAPPFSSRAAYRLLSPALPVDASACIAWGSRLPAKLKIFAYLADIDRLSTRANLFFKNCAPSAICAACPTEETGRHIFFDCTLASGVWARLGVDIPADRFSFWDLAQPRDFPVDVWRVGMAVLLWSLWKARNDLVFNNRNCTAQLVIRRACEDLAVWRWRFKEEDRLPLDSLRSFFLSCNM, translated from the exons ATGATCTTCTCCTTGGACCCCCTCCGTGGCCCATTAGATGTCCCTGTTGACG ATCGCTCCCTCGACACCTCCTCGGCCCCGCCGTTCAGCTCGCGTGCCGCCTACCGCCTGCTCTCCCCGGCGCTGCCGGTTGACGCTTCAGCTTGTATTGCGTGGGGATCTCGACTCCCCGCAAAGCTGAAGATCTTCGCCTACCTCGCCGACATCGACAGGCTCAGCACCCGCGCCAACCTCTTCTTCAAGAACTGTGCTCCCTCGGCGATCTGCGCCGCCTGTCCTACCGAGGAGACCGGACGTCATATCTTCTTCGACTGCACGCTTGCCTCTGGTGTTTGGGCTCGCCTTGGGGTCGATATCCCTGCTGACCGTTTCTCCTTCTGGGACCTTGCTCAGCCTCGCGACTTCCCTGTGGATGTGTGGCGGGTTGGAATGGCTGTGCTGCTTTGGTCTCTCTGGAAGGCCAGGAACGATTTGGTTTTCAACAATAGAAACTGCACTGCCCAGCTGGTCATTCGTAGGGCCTGTGAGGACCTGGCTGTTTGGAGATGGCGCTTCAAAGAGGAAGACCGGCTACCTCTAGACTCCCTCCGATCCTTCTTTCTTTCCTGTAACATGTAA